Proteins found in one Triticum urartu cultivar G1812 chromosome 4, Tu2.1, whole genome shotgun sequence genomic segment:
- the LOC125550791 gene encoding protein NRT1/ PTR FAMILY 4.3-like has protein sequence MDVESSRQQGPKGDASSNSMAAASEVSVDWRGRPCRPQRHGGMKAAVFVLGIQAFEIMAIAAVGNNLITYVFNEMHFPLSKSANIVTNFIGTMFLLSLLGGFLSDSYLGSFWTMLIFGFVELSGFILLAVQAHLPQLRPPACDMKAAGQCEEVAGVKAGIFFAALYLVALGSGCLKPNIIAHGADQFRRDGEDQAVDGGKRLSSYFNAAYFSFCVGEMVALTVLVWVQTRSGMDVGFGVSAAAMAVGLVSLVAGVFFYRNKPPQGSICTPIAKVFVAAVAKRKQVCPSSRATVQGMSSTGAHETRLNTTNICRINKFRFLDKACVKAQDGGSKESEWGLCTAAEVEQVKVLLCVVPIFACTIVFNTILAQLQTFSVQQGSAMDTRLAANFHVPPASLQAIPYIMLIVLVPAYEAVFVPAVRRLTGVGTGITPLQRIGVGLFAVTFSMVAAALVEARRRHSSVSGDGRALSIFWVAPQFLVFGLSEMFTAVGLIEFFYKQSLSGMQAFLTSMTYCSYSFGFYLSSVLVSLVNRVTSRNGGNGWLSNNDLDKDRLDLFYWLLAALSVLNFFNFLFWSRWYSNSVETVQVAGVGGDGGSSEQEDEKGSA, from the exons ATGGATGTTGAGTCGTCGAGGCAACAAGGTCCCAAGGGGGACGCCAGCTCCAACTCCATGGCTGCGGCCTCCGAGGTCTCTGTGGACTGGAGGGGCAGGCCTTGCAGGCCTCAAAGGCATGGAGGCATGAAGGCTGCTGTGTTTGTCCTAG GGATCCAGGCGTTCGAGATCATGGCGATCGCGGCGGTGGGGAACAACCTCATCACCTACGTGTTCAACGAGATGCACTTCCCGCTGTCCAAGTCGGCCAACATCGTCACCAACTTCATAGGCACCATGTTCCTCCTCTCCCTGCTCGGCGGCTTCCTCTCCGACTCCTACCTCGGCAGCTTCTGGACCATGCTCATCTTCGGCTTCGTCGAGCTCTCA GGGTTTATACTGCTGGCGGTGCAGGCGCACCTGCCGCAGCTGCGCCCGCCGGCGTGCGACATGAAGGCGGCCGGGCAGTGCGAGGAGGTGGCCGGGGTGAAGGCCGGCATCTTCTTCGCCGCGCTCTACCTGGTGGCGCTGGGCAGCGGGTGCCTGAAGCCCAATATCATCGCCCACGGCGCCGACCAGTTCCGGCGGGATGGCGAGGATCAGGCCGTCGATGGCGGGAAGCGGCTCTCCAGCTACTTCAACGCGGCCTACTTCAGCTTCTGCGTGGGCGAGATGGTGGCGCTCACCGTGCTTGTCTGGGTGCAGACACGCTCCGGGATGGACGTCGGTTTCGGGGTCTCTGCCGCCGCCATGGCGGTCGGCCTTGTcagcctcgtcgccggcgtctTCTTCTACCGGAACAAGCCACCGCAGGGCAGCATCTGCACGCCCATAGCAAAG GTCTTCGTCGCCGCGGTAGCCAAGAGGAAGCAAGTGTGCCCATCGTCCAGGGCCACAGTGCAGGGCATGTCCTCCACGGGTGCACATGAGACGCGTCTCAACACCACCAACATCTGCCGCATCAATAAGTTCAG GTTCTTGGACAAAGCGTGCGTGAAGGCGCAGGACGGTGGCAGCAAAGAGAGCGAGTGGGGGCTGTGCACGGCGGCGGAGGTGGAGCAGGTGAAGGTGCTGCTGTGCGTGGTGCCCATCTTCGCGTGCACCATCGTCTTCAACACCATCCTCGCGCAGCTTCAGACCTTCTCCGTGCAGCAAGGGAGCGCCATGGACACCCGGCTCGCCGCCAACTTCCACGTCCCGCCGGCGTCGCTCCAGGCCATTCCCTATATCATGCTCATCGTCCTCGTCCCGGCCTACGAGGCCGTCTTCGTGCCCGCCGTGCGCCGCCTCACGGGGGTCGGCACGGGCATCACGCCGCTCCAGCGGATCGGGGTCGGCCTCTTCGCCGTCACCTTCTCCATGGTGGCCGCCGCGCTGGTCGaggcccgccgccgccactcgtCCGTCTCCGGAGACGGGCGAGCGCTGTCCATCTTCTGGGTCGCGCCGCAGTTCCTGGTGTTCGGGCTGTCGGAGATGTTCACGGCCGTGGGGCTCATCGAGTTCTTCTACAAGCAGTCGCTCTCCGGCATGCAGGCCTTCCTCACCTCCATGACCTACTGCTCCTACTCCTTCGGCTTCTACCTCAGCTCCGTGCTGGTGTCGCTCGTCAACAGGGTGACCTCGAGGAATGGCGGCAATGGCTGGCTCAGCAACAACGACCTCGACAAGGACAGGCTAGACCTCTTCTACTGGCTCCTGGCCGCGCTCAGCGTCCTCAACTTCTTCAACTTCCTCTTCTGGTCGAGGTGGTACTCCAACAGCGTCGAGACGGTGCAGGTTGCCGGAGTTGGAGGCGATGGTGGCAGCAGTGAGCAGGAGGATGAGAAGGGCTCTGCGTGA